Proteins encoded within one genomic window of Panicum virgatum strain AP13 chromosome 1N, P.virgatum_v5, whole genome shotgun sequence:
- the LOC120656856 gene encoding uncharacterized protein LOC120656856 isoform X2, which yields MASLHPATATPPPRHSLSASLRASSLSWSASIAVSRIPPPPRLELPAPAPAHGPGSRQSLVVRAAWTRRSRGEAEQRPNRKSWKQRTDMYMRPFLLNVFFSKRFVHAKVMHRGTSKVIAVATTNAKDLRLTLPTLVNDNACRTIGRLIAERSMKNERIEGKLGIIIDTIKEHGIIFV from the exons ATGGCCTCGCTCCACCCCGCGACggccacgccgccaccgcggcactccctctcggcctcccttCGCGCGTCCTCGCTCTCGTGGTCCGCCTCCATCGCCGTCTCCCGCATCCCGCCGCCCCCTCGACTCGAACTCCCCGCGCCGGCACCGGCTCACGGGCCCGGCAGCCGCCAG AGCCTGGTGGTGCGCGCGGCGTGGACGCGGCGGTCGCGCGGGGAGGCGGAGCAGCGGCCGAACCGCAAGTCGTGGAAGCAGCGCACGGATATGTACATGCGCCCCTTCCTGCTCAACGTCTTCTTCTCCAAGCGCTTCGTGCACGCCAAGGTTATGCACAGGGGCACCAGCAAGGTCATCGCCGTCGCCACCACCAACGCCAAGGACCTCCGCCTCACGCTGCCGACCCTCGTCAACGACAACGCCTGCAGGACCATCGGGAGGCTCATCGCTGAGCGGTCCATGAAGAACGAGCGGATCGAGGGCAAGCTCGGGATCATAATCGACACGATTAAGGAGCATGGTATCATCTTCGTCTAG
- the LOC120656856 gene encoding uncharacterized protein LOC120656856 isoform X1 — translation MASLHPATATPPPRHSLSASLRASSLSWSASIAVSRIPPPPRLELPAPAPAHGPGSRQQSLVVRAAWTRRSRGEAEQRPNRKSWKQRTDMYMRPFLLNVFFSKRFVHAKVMHRGTSKVIAVATTNAKDLRLTLPTLVNDNACRTIGRLIAERSMKNERIEGKLGIIIDTIKEHGIIFV, via the exons ATGGCCTCGCTCCACCCCGCGACggccacgccgccaccgcggcactccctctcggcctcccttCGCGCGTCCTCGCTCTCGTGGTCCGCCTCCATCGCCGTCTCCCGCATCCCGCCGCCCCCTCGACTCGAACTCCCCGCGCCGGCACCGGCTCACGGGCCCGGCAGCCGCCAG CAGAGCCTGGTGGTGCGCGCGGCGTGGACGCGGCGGTCGCGCGGGGAGGCGGAGCAGCGGCCGAACCGCAAGTCGTGGAAGCAGCGCACGGATATGTACATGCGCCCCTTCCTGCTCAACGTCTTCTTCTCCAAGCGCTTCGTGCACGCCAAGGTTATGCACAGGGGCACCAGCAAGGTCATCGCCGTCGCCACCACCAACGCCAAGGACCTCCGCCTCACGCTGCCGACCCTCGTCAACGACAACGCCTGCAGGACCATCGGGAGGCTCATCGCTGAGCGGTCCATGAAGAACGAGCGGATCGAGGGCAAGCTCGGGATCATAATCGACACGATTAAGGAGCATGGTATCATCTTCGTCTAG